aatgcAACTGGTGTATCATCATCCTTGACACTCTGTGCCTTAAATGGTCTTGAGTCTTTTATATTGGTTTCTACTGCTTGTTCAATCCATCATCCTTGAAGTAATTCAAAATTTGcaccttttttcctctttaatgATTGGACCGGTCTAACCTATGTTTAGTTGCTAGTTGAGAACTTGCCCTTACTCATAATTTTGCAACTCTAATCTTGGCTTGAGGGTGGCGTGTTGGTGCTTTGATTTGAAAAGATGTATACTGGGATGGGGGAAACTTAACCCCTCATGTTCTTCAGAGTgtgttaaattttactttttccttatattttttattatactcGGTAAAAAGGTTGTCCTTATTGTTCACTTTGATGGTTGGAAGAGAGCCTTTCAATTCTGAGGTCACAGCTAAGGAGTCAGAGGAGGCATGTGAgaattttaaagaagaaatcacTTTGGTCAACGGCTCTGGAAGTGGTACCTTGTTAATTCTGCTCTTTCGGCTTTTCCCTAGACTTTCTTCATGTCAATGTAGTCTCAATTGCGTAGTCTAACAAATTGTTTATACttaggaggaaaaagaaagatttttccccaaaaaatctCTGTATGTTCTACTCAATAAGCTTTGAACAGAAACTTCAagataatttcttcttctactgtGATTTTTGCAGACTTAATCTGCATATGATGCAAATATACTCTAGAAATAAATTGTGCTTTAGTTAGGAAAACTGCAGTGACAAAGATGATATCTCTTGCAGAACTTTAACAGAAATGAGattaaagataaaaatgaaCTAGAGAAAACTGGTAAATTAACAGTTTGAGACAAGCAATTGGGCAGAGTTCACACTGCTTCAGGACTTCAAATACCTAGCTTATAAGCATTTTTTTCTTACAAATATGATAGAAACAATTGCTGATACAACATTCTAACTATTTGCTCTTAAGGTGGTGGAGAAGCTTGTGGATATTATCCTTTGCATCCAAATGGAAGTTCTTAAAGCCTTTGGTAGTGCCGGTATGCTTTTTGAAATGCAAAGATTCTCTTCCCCTTAAAATCTGTCTTCTGCTGCAAAGAAGAAATATGGACAGTACCAAGATGAAATCAGAATAAGATGTGCTGAAATGACTGAAATGGTGCTACTATTTTGCTGCATAAGTTTTTCTGCTTACAAATGAACTTTTGTCAAGTCCCTTGTCGTCCACCACATTTTACTTGGTTGATTATTCATCGTATCTACTTTTCCTTGTATTGATGATTTATATATTGAAGTCCATGAACGGAATATTGGTGGTTATTGAAGCCCTTGTAAGGTTTTCCATCTTTAACCATTCAGATTGTGAAAGAGCAGCGGGAGGTTCTGCCAGCAATGGTAGTAAATTGGGATCTTCTGGCCTGGCTTTGCACTATGCAAGCATTATAACTCAAATTGACACCATTGTGAGTCCATAAATTTTTCCGATTTTGACTCTTCTGGAGTTCCTCATTTCCTagtctattttttcctttccattttcgTTCAATTGTGTGCATCCTAATTTGGGTTCTTGAACTAATCATGATAAAAAAAGCGCATGTATGCTAACTGTAGGATTCTTCATTACCTATCACTCCTAAGACACAAACATTGCAGTCTGCATCCGGTCACTCTGGACCAGATATTTTGTGATTAGGAACGATCTGGAAAATGCAAAGGCTCAATTTATGCATGCATAATTTAACAACAAATATAAAATCATTTGCTTATCAGAATCCTAAAGTTCTCAACCTAAATTCAACATGGACTAGAACAGGAAAGTGGCTTGAAACTTTTACGCGAATACAGATTGATCTGTCAAGGAGGCTGACCAGCCATCCAAAGATCTCTCAAGTATTACCTACCCGAATTAActataaatatgaaaaagataTATTTGCTTGCCAGAATCCTAAAGTTTTCAACCTGAAACCAACACTGAGAAGAACAGGAAAGTGACTCGAAGCTGTTAAATCTGTCATTGAGTACATCTAATCTGGTTAGTGGATACGCATCCACTACTGCATTGGGATTTGTATAGTTCTCCACGTGATCTCTTGAGCTTTTAATCAATCAGACTCTTTTTATTTGGAGTTTGGCCTCTGCTATAAGTGTCTACCATCTTATCTTCTTATATTTACTCATATTGTTAATTGTTGAAACAGGGAGGAACTTTCATGTGATTAACAACTATTGCATACTGGTGCTCAGCCTCTATAGAATAATCTCGTCTTCCTGAAACTTGTTGAGATAATCTAATATGCTTAATTAACTTCTTTTCCCAATAAACGTCCATTTTCTCAATAGCATAAGAGTACTGTGACGGGGAAAACTGTCAAATGGCTTGATGATATGAAGTCTATGATCCAAAGGTCTTAgacatgagatttttttttttttttttaccatttttacAAACCGTTATTTATCAACTCCAAGTAGCTCACATAGAATGATAATGGACTATGTACtgttgcaaagaaaatattggcgAAATAGCAAGAAAATTGCTTGAGGAAGCCATTACTGATTTCCTTTGGTGCAAAAGATGGACTTGGGATGGTCTTTTTTGACCCACACAACTTCTATTCCAATTAGGTGGCTCATTCGGGCTCTGTAACTCCAACAATGACAAATGAATTGTACCAAAGTCTGCCACCAGATATAAAGTCAGCTGCACGCTTTTGGCTGCGGCAAGTTCAGATTCAGGAAGAGGTAGTTAATGTGTATTATGTAATCGTTTTTACAGAATGTACCTagatatatgtatgtatatattgcCACGGACCAGTTCTTAAGCAGAATATGATTTCCTCATCTGGGGTATCCATCATGTGTGGTGTTTGTGCAGCATACAGTTCCAATTATTAAAGATAAAATGGAGAAGACACTGTCATGGCTTGCTCCACTTGCTGCTAACACAATCAAGTAAGTTGTGAAAACATCTGCAGGAGCAATTTTAGCGATTGGGTTGGACTTCTAATGCGAACAATTCTGCCCCTCATACCATTTGCCTTTTCGATGCATGCTTAACTCATATTGCATTCTGTTTTTTGTTTGTCTGAACTAGAGCACACTATGGCTTTGCGAAACTGGGGGAATGGGCAAATATGAGGTACTTCAGGTTAGACCTTCATCTGCTCACCTTTGATGCTTTCTCACCTTTGAACATTATGAAGATTGCCAACTGATATTCTTTTTCAGGTCCAGAGTAAACCATAGACCCACTGACAAGGTTGACTTCACCAGAATCAATACTCTTTATCATGCTGATAAGGAGAAAACTGACCCCTACATGGTTGAACTGCTGTTCTGGCTTCACCAACTGGTCTGCAAGAGAAGGGCGATGAACAATGGAGTTAGCTGTTCACTTGATTCAATGGTTTCTTCTCTAAGCGATGAAGAGATCAGATTATCTTCTCCCAGTCCGCGTAAGGATGTAAATAAGAGGAAGCTAATGCCAAGCACAAGTGAAACTCTGGAATCTGAAACAGGAAGTCCCTATTCATGCTATATTAGTGATTCTCCCAACAATACAAGTCCAGGTGTTTCAGTTACAATTCTGAAAACATTATCAATGGACCTCGGCATAGACATGATGACTACATTGGATGTCATCGATGGAATTTCCGCCCCTTGATGTTCACGAGCAATCACAGTGAGAAAAGCAATAACTACAGTTTGTACAATAATAGGTGTACATCTACCTCCTGAAGTGAGATGGTGGACAGTAAGACATCATTTGGATATGTAGCGGATGCCAAAACGATATATCACATTGCCTGTTCGTCTCCTGGTACGGTTAGAAGAGTATCTATGGTCTTGCAAGACCATGAAAACATCCATGTTGCGGCTGATCATAAGTGAATGTGCTGGATTCAGATTTTTATGTACGACTGCCTGCCGTGCTTTGCTTTCGCAGGTTGCCCAATTCGAGGGCAGTGTATGATCAAGGTCTACCGTTCGGGTGATGATTGTTAGGATAGTTAGGTAATCACGAGTTTTGTTGTAATCTATGCTGTGATCGCCCGTGATTTCTTCCTGATCCAGTAATGCCTCAGTCTAAATTCGCTTCTTATGGTCTTTGAATAATTCACTGCTTGGACATCTCATCTTCAAAACAATCACAAGTAAGTTTTTCTGTGTCATGCTTTGTAAGATACTTTGCATTAATTGATATTTCAagttatttcaactttttaaaatttaatctgGCTGTATTATTATTATCgattaatattttttacttacACTACCATATTTAATATGTTTTGTAAACATTCATGGCGCGACGATAGTGGCGGTCCCATACTTTAACGTCTCTATAATGATAATGTCTAGAGatcatcatgaaatttcaatgaaaAGTATCTTATAATGTGATAGAAACTATACTTTCAATTTGTTACTGTTGTACATATATGTTTTCAAATGGTTGTAATAATTAGACATAAGCAATCGAATTATAGAACACCAAAAGATGATTGCAAAAAAGAATTAATGTGATACACTAAATGTTTGATTGGTATTGTGTTGATCGCGTTACAAAGCTCGTTTAATACCATTTAGCCGTCGAATGACCTGTAATCTTTAGTCTTGATGGTTAtatttgtacaaaaaaaaaaaaaaagacacgtCATTTTTTTAACAACAGCCCCCCTAACGAGCTAGATAGGCCTAGCTCAGGCCCAACCAGGGGGCCCACTATTATAATTACAGGCCCTTACCCAGGCCCATCTAAAAAGTGCCTTTGGGCTCTCGTCGCGCGGGTAGAGCCTATGGGGGCATCAAACCCATGATGCGTGCTAAGGTGTTTATTCTACCGTAGTTATGTAAATGATATGGCTGTACGCGTTTGTCACACACCTTATCATGTCTTTTTACAGCTGAAGCTGCTGCGAGATAATTGTTCCAAATAACCTCTTATTAGCAACAAGTGCGAGCCTAAGTCTTGAAACGTAGAGAGTGTCATAGCGATTCATGCACATAACATGGGATTTTGCAATATTATActtttaagggttaatatcctgaaaatctcaaactgatacacatatgataaatttatctcaaactaattgtttgaccataaaaaactttaaattggtacatttgtgacaaatctatttcattaactataaaaaatcacaaattgatatgtttgtgataaatttaccaaaaattaatttattagataaccaaaaaccctaaactgatatatttgtaacaaatatatcatttgttaaattatatttgtaccacaaaaaattacaaaaattgtataactgtgacaaacggaaagTAAAATCTTAAATCGGTATACCAGTCGACTATCACGTATCATTTAACAtagtaatttgacagtaaaatttaatgaaaactaatagaagacaaatttgtcaaagatgtatcaatttggagttttttatggtaaaaaaattaatttggggtaaatttatcacatatatatcggtttgagattttttagggCATTAATCTTACTTTTTATGATATAAATGTCAATCACTCCGTCTTGTCAGTCATTTTGTTCGAGTTGATTTTGCAAAAACATATCTTCTTAAGTTGAGAATGGGCGAGCTCAAACTCCACTCAAAAGAAACTCAAGTTCCTCAATTTCGACTACAAATCAAACTAGTCGTACATGAGTAATCAGTGAGTGGAGTCCAAAGTACTGCCAAATAGCTCGACTTAGTTTCACAGTAAAGAATGAGCACATTGGGATGTCTCTGAATCTCTCGTGCTTCGTGCTTTGAGAGGAATGTCAGATCTAGATCTACAACGTGGCCGGCAGCCACGGCAAGGTGGTCATTGTCCTCTAGCCAAGGCCACGTGGACCTTGtcggattttgattttgattttgattttttttttcatttcagtCCTCTAATTGGTTTCCAACTTGTTAATTTTGAAATCTATTTTGATGAAATCTATCTAAATTGGCCAATTTATCTTCCAGATCGAGAGAGAGGATCGTGTTGCAGTTAtggcttgagagagagagaggatcatgTTGCAGTTATGGCTTTTCACCGCCCAACCATGGATGCGCGGTTATGGCTCTCGCCGCCCAAAAATGGATGAGGGAGTGTGATTGGTGTCGGTTTCGCCGGCCATGAACCAAAACCTCGCTGCATTCCTTCTTTTCTTATGTCACTTGCCATTAGAATCTGCCATCAGATCCGGGAAGACTCCTTCCGATATTCGGAGATGATTAAAGCCACATTTGATAATGATTATGttctgagaacaatttttaagaaaaagaacgagtttggtaattgcacaaaatttctatttttgcagatagaaatgcgtttagtgagattcttaatttttttaaagttttttttatacttttactatatttttctttttccttttcttttcttcttcctccttctttgtggtCGATTGGGCAAGGTTCATGAGCTTGCCAGGCTAGGGTGAGGACCGGTGAACTTGTCAGAGGCTCGCTTAGCCAtcgtgaggctcggcctcaccaaatcAATGCAAGGGTTGCcaggccattggcgaggcttggccttatCCATGCTACGTAAGGTTGGCTTTACTCTAGCctagtgaggccaagcctcgccgtggctaggcgagctcaagctGCTCAAATttagtgaggccgagctcgcccaaccatcGAGTCTCGCCGGGTCATTGTAGGGCGATGTCGATCTATCAATGGCCCGACGAGACCTAGCCTCACCATGGCTCaatggcgaccggccaaaaggaagaagaagaaaaagaaagagaatagaaaaataaaaaaaattagacttgattgtAAGAATTATTCCTAAGAACAAgaaatgacttctttttttttctacttattgatttttttccaaatctatttcagggaataaaaataggaTTTTTGTTCAcgagaataaaagaacagaatcaATCGTTCCttaaaatgttaccaaacaggccctaaagAAGCATTGCTAGagtttctcttttccttttccctctcctttttAGTTTCAACGTACGTCCCATGTACGTTTCCTAAGTTCACATTCGGTGCAAGACTCCGATTACGCAGTTGCACTGACTGTAAATTTGAGGTCTTGATCATAATCTGCACATTAAGTTTAAGATTCCATGTGAACTTTTTACCTTGATAGTGAGATTATCAACATAAATTGCTGTTGGGAAAAGATCTATCGGAGATAATGGATGAGACTTTAAAGACgtaaataaataattgtaaTAAAATGGCTGTATTTTAAGGATGAAAATCAACTAGACTTAATTAAAAATGAGATGGAAAATCAATGATTTATTTCCGTCTTTAAAGTAGAAGCAACTCTTTCGAAAAGATTAAAAGTGAATAAATACTTTCTCAAAAGacatgtttgtgtttcttttctttttgtttatgaacagattttctgtttttttttgttccctgaacaaaaaaagaacataaatgcatttgtttgcgtttttgttcaaaatctgtttttttttttttttttgtccgaacaaaattagaaataagaaacaaaaaaaaaaaaagttataagaCTTctaggccaagcctcaccggtggccaagGCCGCGATCGGCCGTTGAGGGCCGGTGACTTCGCCGGCCCAGGCaggccgggcgaggtcgccATGGTCGgcatagaagaaaaaaaaaaaaatgaaaaaaaaatatatgaaaaaaattaaaagaagcaaaaaagaatacaaatttatcaaatgtgtttctattaattttttatttccggaacaagtttaccaaacgcgtctttctgataaaaaattgttccctagaacatAAATGGTTTTTTCTATTGCACCCTACACTTAAACATTGGTCTACACACTCCCAACTTTCCTATGTGGATCAAGGCACTTTTATCACTTAGAAAGGCTTTTACTTTATGGATAATCAATTGGTCCACTGCGAGAGTAGAATAATCCTTACACATCCATTGTTGGATAATGAAACGGGGCAAGGTGGATGAATCCATTGAAACACGGTCACAATAACATCATGCGAGTGATTCATACTTTGGCTTGATAGCATGACGTGATATCATTGGTTTTCGATTCGTCACTTTTGGATCTTATGTTTTTCAAAAGACACGAGAAATCAGCTTGTTTTGTTCGTGTCGAGAGAATTGTACTCTCCCTCTCGTGACATTCATTTGCATGCGGTAACTATGGATGTAACGCCCGTAGGCTCATGAAGACCAACATTATCTTCCTAGTGCTGCTAGGCTAATAGTCAccattgttcttgagaataacaGTGAACGTCCAGGCTCCTCAGGCCTCGGCAGTTAGCATAGTCATTTACAAGTAAAAACGAGATATGTTCACTAGAACTTCCAAAGTTTATCACAAAAGTACAACTTAATCCTAATCGATATAATCGAGTTATTCCGTTTACTTTGTTTATTTAGACTAACGAAAAATGTTAATATGACTcttgtaaatattttttctccGAACATGGCGATGACGTGGcttaaatcctaatttatttaaccaaaatattaattaaataataaaaaatatttcaaaaaaatacaaaaaaaaaaggaaaaaaaaagttaagctAACAGTGGCCCTGTCATCGAAAAGGGCTGGTAGGAGCTTTGTGAGGTTTGGCGGGGCTCATTGAGGCCTCGACGAGGGTTGTGGCCCTCCActtagatctaggcaagggccgctAACCCTTGCCAGCTATGGTGGCCTTCGGCGATGGTGGCTAAGATTGTGCTGAGGGCTGGTGATTCTCGCTGAGTGCCACCACAATTGGGCGAGGACCaacaacccttgcctagatctagtcAAGGGTCATTGGGCCCTTGCCGAGCCCGCAGTCGGCCCTTTCCAGTGACAGGGTAGGCGGCAACAATGGTCTCcgctttgacaaaaaaaaaaaaaaaaaaaaaacaatggtcTCTACTCTtgcctttgctttttttttttaaaattaatcttaaggttaaaaattagaattatatccaaaacgatgtcattttagtCTAGTGTTCTATTTTTTAGCTATGTTATCATcacgtaggagagagaaaatattttaaaaagtcacGTCATTATTTTCCGTTAGTTTAAATGAACAGAGTTAATGAAATGATTcgattgcatcaatttgataaattttaggacttaattgcacttttgtaaattttataattcaattacacttttgtgaCAACACATATCCCAAATAAAAACTAAGGCAATAACATGAGTGATTCTTGAACTTCTCTACAATATTGGATGCGTTTCCTAACCTTATCTTTTGCTTAATCTAATCACCGAATTCTCAGAAATTCACTCCGCGCAATCTTTTTTATAAACGTACCGTCACATTACATGTATGTTTCTATCGTGGATCGCCATGTCTTCTTCCTTAGAAAATATCTTTCCATATTTCTTTTATGCGTCGAAGCCGTGTGGATGTCAGCATGGCAAACCTAATGCCGGCTCTCGGTGCTCTAACAAAACTAATTTATAGGGTGGATTCTAGAAATttcaaggactaaattgattaatACGGTCCGGTCTTtaccaaaaaagtaaaaattgattaatacGGTCCGGTTTTAAAATGACAATGTGTACGTTCTTTTGGGGAGTTTCCCTCCAAGACAATCTCGCGACCGTAAGGACGACGAAAAGTCAACGTCTCTCGGTTGACTTGGAACTTAAGAAGCCAAAGTCAGGAACGAACGATCTCCCATCTCCCTCGGTTCATCCAGagtccccctctccctctccactTCCCGATGGTGTTCAAGTTCTTGACGTTCATCCCCAACGATAATTTCCTCAACACTCGGCCCGGTTCGCCGCCGGCCTTCACGCCTTCACCGTCGGTGGCTTCTCCTATCGTCTGTAGCGGTTGCACAGGTGTCATCAGTAGATTCGACGAGCTGCAACTGCGGG
The window above is part of the Eucalyptus grandis isolate ANBG69807.140 chromosome 6, ASM1654582v1, whole genome shotgun sequence genome. Proteins encoded here:
- the LOC104450786 gene encoding protein PSK SIMULATOR 1 isoform X2, encoding MVFKYLTFIPNDNFLNTRPGSLPAFTPSPSPSVASPICSGCAGVISRFDELQLRDRCRDRGALEETQDENPGGRNGSAGKANPIAEKQVKEIGLIAKAVEVLDAIGGSMTNLNMNSSFVSRSTIKEKIISASAFEVANTITKGAKLMQSLSEQNIVCLKEELLPSEGLQYLVSTDMDELLRIAAADLREELKSFTKEVVQFGNRCKDPQFYKLDRYFGKMESRPAPWTLLRKDAWTVMQQLTNLVQPTSELYSNLQALGRIEEDYRQKLQEHISLDEKDKNQSLSILRSQLRSQRRHVRILKKKSLWSTALEVVVEKLVDIILCIQMEVLKAFGSADCERAAGGSASNGSKLGSSGLALHYASIITQIDTIVAHSGSVTPTMTNELYQSLPPDIKSAARFWLRQVQIQEEHTVPIIKDKMEKTLSWLAPLAANTIKAHYGFAKLGEWANMRSRVNHRPTDKVDFTRINTLYHADKEKTDPYMVELLFWLHQLVCKRRAMNNGVSCSLDSMVSSLSDEEIRLSSPSPRKDVNKRKLMPSTSETLESETGSPYSCYISDSPNNTSPGVSVTILKTLSMDLGIDMMTTLDVIDGISAP
- the LOC104450786 gene encoding protein PSK SIMULATOR 1 isoform X1; the protein is MVFKYLTFIPNDNFLNTRPGSLPAFTPSPSPSVASPICSGCAGVISRFDELQLRDRCRDRGALEETQDENPGGRNGSAGKANPIAEKQVKEIGLIAKAVEVLDAIGGSMTNLNMNSSFVSRSTIKEKIISASAFEVANTITKGAKLMQSLSEQNIVCLKEELLPSEGLQYLVSTDMDELLRIAAADLREELKSFTKEVVQFGNRCKDPQFYKLDRYFGKMESRPAPWTLLRKDAWTVMQQLTNLVQPTSELYSNLQALGRIEEDYRQKLQEHISLDEKDKNQSLSILRSQLRSQRRHVRILKKKSLWSTALEVVVEKLVDIILCIQMEVLKAFGSADCERAAGGSASNGSKLGSSGLALHYASIITQIDTIVAHSGSVTPTMTNELYQSLPPDIKSAARFWLRQVQIQEEHTVPIIKDKMEKTLSWLAPLAANTIKAHYGFAKLGEWANMRYFRSRVNHRPTDKVDFTRINTLYHADKEKTDPYMVELLFWLHQLVCKRRAMNNGVSCSLDSMVSSLSDEEIRLSSPSPRKDVNKRKLMPSTSETLESETGSPYSCYISDSPNNTSPGVSVTILKTLSMDLGIDMMTTLDVIDGISAP